A single region of the Solwaraspora sp. WMMD791 genome encodes:
- a CDS encoding DUF1996 domain-containing protein, which yields MSIGAVATVTFVSGGGRNTAAAEVGLDDFVRIQNVAPNVVAIAPGRNASTGVFTVDCGVNANGKFSSDNPVAQPGISHGAEHLHDFVGNLAITADTSDEALAASDTTCRNGDRSSYFWPVVRIDRSVRHQAADPGPATVACPRAIDRLPSVPSPAVVEVRRGLIALDEQIAEANRRLAGSEGIDVRRNNAVLDWLRVRRAETLKRIATELGRHGARPTGMVSMVDCAVYYGGTHGGHSGSAATVSPLATPTVDCPGVRDRLPAVPPQAAAEVDRNLQLLDQQIAEANARLVTTAGQGGPNFIDNAILGPLRDKRFATLDRIEIAIGRNAARPTNLTPLAGCTLAGNPGNDAGGNDDNGNGNAGDNPGQGGEAAELPVPSGPNLELPGNTGEIVRPAEVRIEYRGNPASKVTPMPRFLRALTGDSKPISRGPANARNSWTCSGFEDRLAGKYPICPDGSQVLRVHDFPGCWDGENIDSENHRSHLSFADATTGACPSGFVAIPQLRITIAYDIPRDVQLKGQYLLDSFPEEDHNPFSDHNDFINVNSEKQMRKIAKCINTGRSCR from the coding sequence GTGAGCATCGGTGCTGTCGCGACAGTCACCTTCGTCTCCGGTGGCGGACGCAACACCGCCGCCGCCGAGGTCGGCCTGGACGACTTCGTCCGCATCCAGAACGTCGCACCGAACGTGGTCGCGATTGCGCCCGGCCGCAACGCGTCCACCGGCGTGTTCACCGTCGACTGCGGAGTGAACGCCAACGGCAAGTTCAGCTCCGACAACCCGGTGGCGCAGCCCGGCATCAGCCACGGCGCCGAGCACCTGCACGACTTCGTCGGCAACCTGGCGATCACCGCCGACACCAGCGACGAAGCGTTGGCCGCTTCCGACACGACGTGCCGCAACGGCGACCGGTCGTCGTACTTCTGGCCGGTGGTCCGGATCGACCGGTCCGTCCGGCACCAGGCTGCGGACCCCGGCCCGGCGACGGTCGCCTGCCCACGGGCCATCGACCGGCTGCCGTCGGTGCCGTCCCCGGCAGTCGTCGAGGTCCGGCGTGGCCTCATCGCGCTCGACGAACAGATCGCCGAGGCGAACCGGCGGCTGGCCGGCAGCGAGGGCATCGACGTGCGCCGCAACAACGCGGTGCTGGACTGGTTGCGGGTCCGCCGCGCCGAGACCCTGAAGCGGATCGCCACCGAACTCGGCCGGCACGGCGCCCGGCCGACCGGGATGGTGTCGATGGTCGACTGTGCCGTCTACTACGGCGGGACGCACGGCGGGCACTCCGGCAGCGCGGCGACGGTGAGTCCGCTCGCCACACCGACCGTGGACTGCCCCGGTGTCCGGGACCGGCTGCCTGCGGTGCCGCCGCAGGCAGCCGCCGAGGTGGACCGGAACCTGCAGCTGCTGGACCAGCAGATCGCCGAGGCCAACGCACGTCTGGTCACCACGGCCGGGCAGGGCGGCCCGAACTTCATCGACAACGCGATCCTGGGGCCGCTGCGGGACAAGCGGTTCGCCACGCTCGACCGGATCGAGATCGCGATTGGCCGCAACGCCGCGCGGCCGACCAACCTGACGCCACTGGCCGGCTGCACCCTGGCCGGCAACCCCGGCAACGACGCCGGCGGCAACGACGACAACGGCAACGGCAACGCTGGCGACAACCCCGGCCAGGGCGGGGAGGCGGCGGAGCTGCCGGTGCCGTCCGGCCCGAACCTGGAACTGCCCGGCAACACCGGCGAGATCGTCCGACCCGCCGAGGTGCGCATCGAGTACCGGGGCAACCCCGCCAGCAAGGTCACCCCGATGCCCCGGTTCCTACGCGCGCTGACCGGTGACTCGAAGCCGATCAGCCGGGGCCCGGCGAACGCCCGCAACAGCTGGACCTGTTCCGGCTTCGAGGACCGGCTCGCCGGCAAGTACCCGATCTGCCCGGACGGCAGCCAGGTTCTGCGGGTGCACGACTTCCCCGGCTGCTGGGACGGCGAGAACATCGACAGTGAGAACCACCGGTCGCATCTGTCGTTCGCCGACGCCACCACCGGGGCCTGCCCGAGCGGCTTCGTGGCGATCCCCCAGTTGCGCATCACCATCGCGTACGACATCCCGCGCGACGTCCAGCTCAAGGGCCAGTATCTGCTCGACTCCTTCCCGGAGGAGGACCACAACCCGTTCTCGGACCACAACGACTTCATCAACGTCAACTCCGAGAAGCAGATGCGGAAGATCGCCAAGTGCATCAACACCGGCCGTAGCTGTCGGTGA
- a CDS encoding molybdopterin-dependent oxidoreductase, giving the protein MPVDEPAPAPPPPPPAAGAAGSTEATGATVLVRWRSPLRGAWLTSVLGAVLLVGLPLVIVTGLLDHVAYGPQAMPADVGWLRLPPFDWPTRPSWLFRVSQGLHVALGIALVPVILVKLWSVIPKLFAWPPVRSAAHALERISLLLLVGGILFQTVTGVLNVQYAYLFGFDFYTAHYFGAWVFTAAFVVHVALKLPRMIAVLRSRPDRAEPDELVAPRSGPATISRRGLLALTGGGSLLLAVTTVGQSLDGPWRRLAFLLPRGQQPDDGPNGFPVNRTAAAAGIRHADTGPDWRLELRDAAGRTVRLDRDQLLAMPLHTARLPIACVEGWSTLQTWTGVRLRDLAALAGVPEPTSALVRSIQRGGLFNKAILQRNQVLDGDSLLALRVNGVDLSPDHGFPARIIVPALPGVRCTKWVRAIEFQGPRR; this is encoded by the coding sequence GTGCCTGTCGACGAACCCGCACCAGCGCCGCCACCGCCGCCGCCGGCCGCCGGTGCCGCCGGCTCCACGGAGGCCACCGGCGCCACCGTGCTCGTCCGGTGGCGCAGCCCGCTGCGCGGGGCCTGGCTGACCTCGGTCCTCGGCGCCGTCCTGCTGGTCGGTCTGCCGCTGGTCATCGTCACCGGGCTGCTCGACCACGTCGCCTACGGGCCGCAGGCGATGCCGGCCGACGTGGGCTGGCTGCGGCTGCCGCCCTTCGACTGGCCGACCCGGCCGTCCTGGCTGTTCCGGGTCAGTCAGGGCCTGCACGTGGCTCTCGGCATCGCACTGGTCCCGGTGATCCTGGTCAAACTCTGGTCGGTGATTCCGAAGCTGTTCGCCTGGCCGCCGGTCCGCTCGGCGGCACACGCGCTGGAACGCATTTCCCTGCTCCTGCTCGTCGGCGGCATCCTGTTCCAGACCGTCACCGGCGTGCTCAACGTGCAGTACGCGTACCTGTTCGGTTTCGACTTCTACACCGCCCACTACTTCGGGGCCTGGGTGTTCACCGCCGCGTTCGTCGTCCACGTCGCGCTCAAGCTGCCCCGGATGATCGCCGTACTGCGGTCCCGACCCGACCGCGCCGAGCCCGACGAGTTGGTCGCACCGCGCTCCGGTCCGGCGACCATCAGCCGGCGCGGGCTGCTCGCCCTGACCGGCGGCGGGTCGCTGCTGCTGGCCGTGACGACGGTCGGGCAGAGCCTCGACGGCCCGTGGCGGCGACTCGCGTTCCTGCTGCCCCGGGGCCAACAGCCCGACGATGGTCCGAACGGCTTCCCGGTCAACCGGACGGCGGCCGCCGCCGGCATCCGGCACGCCGACACCGGCCCGGACTGGCGGCTGGAGCTGCGCGACGCCGCCGGCCGGACGGTACGGCTGGACCGTGACCAGTTGCTCGCCATGCCGCTGCACACCGCCCGGCTGCCGATCGCCTGCGTGGAGGGCTGGTCGACGCTGCAGACCTGGACCGGCGTACGGCTGCGTGACCTCGCCGCCCTCGCCGGGGTGCCGGAGCCGACGTCGGCCCTGGTCCGCTCGATCCAGCGCGGCGGACTGTTCAACAAGGCCATCCTGCAGCGCAACCAGGTCCTCGACGGTGACTCGCTGCTGGCCCTGCGGGTCAACGGGGTCGATCTGTCACCGGACCACGGCTTCCCGGCCCGGATCATCGTGCCCGCACTGCCCGGGGTGCGGTGCACGAAATGGGTACGCGCCATCGAGTTCCAGGGACCGCGCCGATGA
- a CDS encoding NTP transferase domain-containing protein, giving the protein MTGFAAVVLTGGAARRMGGVDKPGVPVGGVAMRDRVLAAVAHADPRVVVGPPADPPPGVATVREDPPGAGPVAATAAGLAALAPGTATTGGDLVALLAGDLPLLTPHAVDLLVDAVRGHDVDGALYVDDTGRRQLLCGVWRTARLQAAIDRLAGRRDGTVVGASMRALLDDLTVTEVTWRDAGPPPWFDCDTDRDVRQAQEWIR; this is encoded by the coding sequence ATGACCGGATTCGCGGCGGTGGTGCTGACCGGCGGGGCCGCGCGCCGGATGGGCGGTGTGGACAAACCGGGCGTACCGGTGGGTGGGGTGGCCATGCGCGACCGGGTGCTCGCGGCCGTCGCGCACGCCGACCCGCGCGTCGTCGTCGGCCCGCCCGCCGACCCGCCGCCGGGTGTCGCGACGGTACGCGAGGATCCGCCCGGCGCCGGTCCGGTCGCCGCCACCGCCGCCGGCCTGGCCGCGCTCGCCCCGGGCACCGCCACCACCGGCGGTGACCTGGTCGCGCTGCTCGCCGGCGACCTGCCGCTGCTCACCCCGCACGCGGTGGACCTGCTCGTCGACGCCGTCCGGGGGCACGACGTCGACGGGGCGCTGTACGTCGACGACACCGGCCGGCGGCAACTGCTCTGCGGAGTGTGGCGGACGGCCCGGTTGCAGGCCGCCATCGACCGACTCGCCGGACGACGCGACGGCACCGTGGTCGGGGCATCGATGCGCGCGTTGCTCGACGACCTGACCGTCACTGAGGTCACCTGGCGCGACGCCGGCCCGCCACCGTGGTTCGATTGCGACACCGACCGCGACGTCCGGCAGGCGCAGGAGTGGATCCGTTGA
- a CDS encoding DUF2064 domain-containing protein: MTVLLVMAKSPVAGLVKTRLCPPATPADAARIAAAALLDTMAAVRDTAGVEPVLALAGRLADADVSAATAAELAAATGGWRVLAQRGAGLADRLANAHADVAAAYPERQVLQIGMDTPQLTPARLASAVDLLTDAGAVLGPAADGGWWALGLRDPRDADVLRTVPMSTPDTGHRTWLALRGRGLAPARLPALRDVDEWPDAVAVARRVPDSRFARQVAAVWRARPAMAAEADR, translated from the coding sequence GTGACCGTCCTGCTGGTGATGGCGAAGTCGCCGGTCGCCGGGCTGGTGAAGACCCGGCTCTGCCCACCGGCGACGCCGGCCGATGCGGCCCGGATCGCGGCGGCGGCGCTGCTGGACACGATGGCGGCGGTACGGGACACCGCCGGGGTCGAGCCGGTGCTGGCCCTGGCCGGTCGGCTCGCCGACGCCGACGTCTCCGCCGCTACGGCCGCCGAGCTGGCGGCGGCGACCGGCGGCTGGCGGGTGCTGGCGCAGCGGGGTGCCGGGCTCGCCGACCGGTTGGCGAACGCACACGCCGACGTGGCGGCCGCCTACCCGGAGCGGCAGGTGCTGCAGATCGGGATGGACACGCCACAGCTGACGCCCGCGCGGTTGGCGTCGGCCGTCGATCTGTTGACCGACGCCGGTGCGGTGCTCGGCCCGGCCGCCGACGGAGGCTGGTGGGCGCTGGGCCTGCGGGATCCGCGCGACGCGGACGTGCTCCGGACCGTACCCATGTCCACCCCGGACACCGGGCACCGCACCTGGCTTGCTCTGCGGGGTCGCGGGCTGGCCCCGGCCCGCCTGCCGGCGCTGCGGGACGTGGACGAGTGGCCCGACGCGGTGGCCGTGGCGCGGCGCGTGCCGGACAGCCGGTTCGCCCGCCAGGTCGCGGCGGTGTGGCGGGCCCGGCCGGCGATGGCTGCCGAGGCCGATCGGTGA
- a CDS encoding VOC family protein, producing the protein MIGRLSAVVLDCPDPQRLARFYCELLGYEITRVDGSWIDISDGDGPRISFQHAPDHQPPRWPDPARPQQIHLDVRVDDIDRAEQAVLALGATKLSDVEPGFRVYADPAGHPFCLEFD; encoded by the coding sequence ATGATCGGACGACTCTCGGCGGTCGTGCTCGACTGCCCGGACCCGCAGCGGCTGGCCCGGTTCTACTGCGAGCTGCTCGGGTACGAGATCACCCGGGTCGACGGAAGTTGGATCGACATCTCCGACGGCGACGGCCCACGGATCAGCTTCCAGCACGCCCCCGACCACCAGCCGCCCCGCTGGCCGGACCCGGCCCGGCCGCAGCAGATCCACCTGGACGTGCGGGTCGACGACATCGACCGTGCGGAGCAGGCCGTGCTCGCGCTCGGCGCCACCAAGCTCTCCGACGTCGAGCCGGGCTTCCGGGTGTACGCCGACCCCGCCGGCCACCCGTTCTGCCTCGAATTCGACTAG
- a CDS encoding class I SAM-dependent methyltransferase: MPGGHWLVQGDGTRRRLPVRRWHGAAEPAVEAVVARCGGPTLDLGCGPGRVTAALARAGVTALGVDVSAQAVASTRSRGVVAIHQDLFARLPGEGRWAHAVLLDGNIGIGGDPVALLRRCRTLIHSRGTVLVELEPPGVGLWRGHAYVATVARRGRPRPGPVFQWARLDVAAVRDTAAGSGLTVGDLFRVDGRWFGELRP; this comes from the coding sequence GTGCCCGGCGGGCACTGGCTGGTGCAGGGTGACGGGACGCGGCGGCGACTGCCGGTACGGCGGTGGCACGGTGCGGCCGAGCCGGCGGTCGAGGCGGTGGTGGCCCGCTGCGGTGGCCCGACGCTCGATCTCGGCTGCGGGCCGGGTCGGGTCACCGCCGCTCTGGCCCGGGCCGGAGTGACCGCACTCGGGGTCGACGTCTCGGCGCAGGCGGTCGCCTCGACCCGGTCCCGTGGCGTGGTCGCGATCCACCAGGACCTGTTCGCCCGGCTGCCCGGTGAGGGCCGGTGGGCGCATGCCGTCCTGCTCGACGGCAACATCGGCATCGGCGGCGACCCGGTCGCGTTGTTGCGCCGTTGCCGCACGCTGATCCACTCGCGGGGGACCGTGCTGGTCGAGCTGGAGCCGCCCGGCGTGGGGCTGTGGCGTGGGCACGCGTACGTGGCCACTGTGGCCCGACGTGGCCGACCCCGACCGGGGCCGGTCTTCCAGTGGGCGCGCCTGGACGTCGCGGCGGTACGGGACACCGCCGCCGGCAGCGGCCTGACCGTGGGCGACCTGTTCCGCGTCGATGGACGCTGGTTCGGCGAGCTGCGGCCCTAG
- a CDS encoding NAD-dependent epimerase/dehydratase family protein, with protein sequence MRILLTGAAGFIGSHIADLLVDDGHEVLALDALLPQAHGGEPPEWTSRHDLVRGDVRDGGLLDRLLPGVDAVCHQAAMVGHGLDPSDAPGYAGHNDYGTAVLLAAMHRARVTRLVLASSMVVYGEGRYTCGRHGVVRPQSRRPADLAVGRYDPGCPRCGDALSWTTVPEDAPLEPRSTYAATKLAQEHLAAAWARQTGGGCWALRYHNVYGPRMPRDTPYAGVASIFRSALADGRPPQVLEDGRQQRDFVHVADVARINVRALVAEPPVGDLVPLNVCSGEPRTVGELAGTLATAMGGPAPVIVGGARAADVRHVVADPRRATELLGFTASVRFADGVAAFATDPLRAPAVGVG encoded by the coding sequence ATGCGGATACTGCTCACCGGCGCGGCCGGGTTCATCGGTTCGCACATCGCCGACCTGTTGGTCGACGACGGGCACGAGGTGCTGGCGTTGGACGCGCTGCTGCCGCAGGCCCACGGTGGCGAACCTCCCGAGTGGACCAGTCGGCACGACCTGGTCCGTGGCGACGTCCGCGACGGCGGGCTGCTCGACCGGCTGTTGCCCGGCGTGGACGCGGTCTGCCACCAGGCGGCGATGGTGGGCCACGGCCTCGACCCGTCGGACGCCCCCGGATACGCGGGCCACAACGACTACGGCACCGCGGTCCTGCTCGCCGCGATGCACCGGGCCCGGGTGACGCGGCTGGTGCTGGCCAGCTCGATGGTGGTGTACGGCGAGGGCCGGTACACCTGCGGCCGGCACGGCGTCGTACGGCCGCAGTCGCGCCGCCCGGCGGACCTGGCTGTCGGCCGGTACGACCCGGGCTGCCCCCGCTGCGGCGACGCGTTGTCGTGGACGACGGTCCCGGAGGACGCGCCGCTGGAGCCGCGCAGCACGTACGCGGCGACGAAGCTCGCCCAGGAACATCTGGCTGCGGCGTGGGCCCGCCAGACCGGCGGCGGCTGCTGGGCACTGCGCTACCACAACGTGTACGGCCCTCGGATGCCGCGCGACACCCCGTACGCCGGGGTGGCCTCGATCTTCCGGTCGGCGCTGGCCGACGGCCGGCCGCCGCAGGTGTTGGAGGACGGTCGGCAGCAACGCGACTTCGTCCACGTCGCCGACGTCGCTCGGATCAACGTCCGGGCGTTGGTCGCCGAGCCGCCGGTGGGCGACCTGGTGCCGTTGAACGTCTGCTCCGGCGAGCCCCGGACCGTCGGCGAGCTCGCCGGGACGTTGGCCACGGCGATGGGCGGACCTGCGCCGGTGATCGTCGGCGGTGCCCGGGCGGCCGACGTACGGCACGTGGTGGCCGATCCCCGCCGCGCCACCGAACTGCTCGGCTTCACCGCGAGCGTCCGGTTCGCCGACGGGGTGGCCGCGTTCGCCACCGATCCGCTGCGGGCACCGGCGGTCGGCGTCGGCTGA
- a CDS encoding glycosyltransferase family 2 protein: protein MPTPIDVVLPCLDEAAALPGVLTALPPGYRAIVVDNGSRDGSPQVAAAHGARVVHEPRRGYGAAVHTGLLAATTELVCVLDADGSFDPRQLPALVEPVAAGRAELAVGRRRPVSVSAWPWHARVGTALVAALLRHRGVPLRDLSPIRVARRQALLDLGVTDRAFGYPLELLVRAAGAGWRIVELDVRYAPRAAGTRSKVSGSVRGTYRATRDFVGVLRTVGNAR from the coding sequence ATGCCGACACCGATCGACGTGGTGCTGCCCTGCCTCGACGAGGCCGCCGCCCTGCCCGGCGTACTCACCGCCCTGCCGCCCGGCTACCGGGCGATCGTCGTCGACAACGGGTCCCGGGACGGCTCGCCGCAGGTGGCGGCAGCGCACGGGGCCCGGGTCGTGCACGAGCCCCGCCGTGGATACGGAGCGGCCGTCCACACCGGCCTGTTGGCCGCCACCACCGAGCTGGTGTGCGTCCTGGACGCGGACGGCTCGTTCGACCCTCGGCAACTTCCGGCGCTGGTCGAGCCGGTGGCGGCCGGCCGGGCGGAGTTGGCCGTCGGCCGCCGCCGGCCGGTCTCGGTGTCGGCCTGGCCCTGGCATGCCCGCGTCGGCACCGCGCTGGTCGCGGCGCTGCTGCGGCACCGGGGTGTACCGCTGCGGGATCTGAGCCCGATCCGGGTGGCCCGCCGGCAGGCGCTACTGGACCTCGGGGTGACCGACCGGGCGTTCGGCTACCCGCTGGAGCTGCTGGTCCGGGCGGCGGGTGCCGGCTGGCGGATCGTCGAGCTGGACGTCCGGTACGCGCCACGGGCGGCGGGCACCCGGTCGAAGGTCTCCGGATCCGTGCGGGGCACGTACCGCGCGACCCGGGACTTCGTCGGCGTGCTGCGTACGGTGGGCAACGCCCGGTGA